The Porites lutea chromosome 7, jaPorLute2.1, whole genome shotgun sequence genome includes the window GTGTTGGCAACACTCAGAAAGGGAAAGTTCCAAGAGAAGGCCGCGAAACGAGATTCTACAAGACAACACCGTATAGACAATTTAAACGACGAGAAAACGAGAAACGTAACATACTTTCGGCTTGTAAAGATAAATGCACTGTTGAAAAGCAAACTGAAAAAGCCAATTACAAAACATCACCGAAGTAACAGTTCAATAGAGAAGAAATACCCGATACAATTTCAGCAGTTTGTCGCTAAAAGACCCTCATATGGGCCACTCATTCAGGTTCCACAGAAGTTGAGGCTTCCTTTAGCCGGTAAACCAAGTACGGATTTTGATGAGGAAGCCACTGAAGAAGTTGGATCGACTAAAGATACCATACAAGACGAAGCTTCGTTTCAGGAGTCCAGGAAAAGTGAGAATGATCCAGATTTTGACGGGGGTAAAGAGAGCGACAACTCTGCGGCCTTAGCTCCCCATATACGTGTCACAAAGATTCATTATCACGGTGCAGATAAAGATGACATGATGCTTGTTCATGATGAAGGACAAGTTGCAGATGAAAAGGGAAGCCTCGTCGAAGACCAGATTGAAAATAAACAGAGCCAAGAAGAAACAACAACGTCCAAGGATaaggaagatgatgaagaagaagatgatgagGACGAAGATCAGGAGGATgatgaagacaaaaaaacagaagacGAAGAGACTGACGATACTGTAGAGCAGCGGCCTCAATCGTTGAAGAAGATGAAACAAGGACCAAGGGAAATGTCCGatcaaaaaaagcaaaactctgaGATCAAACAGGATCAACTAAATGCAGTCAGAGCCGAAAGAGAACGACAGCTCCAACgtcttcaaaagttttatatAGCTCAAGAAAAACAACGAATACTTCAGCGATTGTGGCTAAATTATGTAAATACAAAAGATCAAAATACAGGAGCTCAGCCTTTTCGGCAACACATCAGTCCATTAGCTTGGAGTTATCCTACAGGTCTATCaaatgcattttttcttttagttccCACAGACCCGGGCTATCAGCCGGCTAATGAACTGCGTCCAATTGAAGATACAGAGAACAACCAAGGTTACAGTGTTTCTGTTGACGGATTGAAGGGTGTTTTCTCCAAGGAACCTGGCCTAGTTGTTAAATTTAATTCGCCCAGTAGTGAAGTAACGGTTGCTAAAAGGAGCAGTGAAGTTACTTTGGTCAATAAGTAACGACCACCAATAAACCTGCACTGAACCAAAAGGCCAACGAACAATTCATCCAACGGAAGGGAGATCGAGGGGGCCACAAGGCGAATAACATGAGCGAGGAAGTAACTGAGGACCACTAAATAGATCGATATGGACATTCATGAAAACCTATGCTTCTATGGACCTAGTGAATGCTTTTATGCTGGACTATAAGTGTATTCCAAACCTTTCTATACGATTTCAGTTGTAACACGTGAAAATATTACTGACCTCAACTAGAAACATATTATGTCGCGAGATCTGATGGATACTGCCTCAAACTTTTTGTAAAAGTTAGGCAAGTTATGAGCAACAGTATGGtctgaatttaaaaaataaatcagtttgaaaactttaaaaaggggATTTGCGAACCCTTAGAAAGAGGATTAATAAAGCTGGTACCACTTTCAAGTTGACTGTGACTCAACTTGCGAAGCTTTGCGAAGGCTTCGGTGGTTACGGATATCTGATCTCATATACACTAATTAGTACCTTCTCATTGGCTAACATCCTACTGCAGtcgttaattttggaaatcagcgcaacttacagattagtcagttatctccGATTTTCTGCTACCAGATAAccaactaatctgtaggttgcgcgcaaCGCacgcatgatttccaagagcaacgTCAAATCGGTTCCATGCGACGGTGTATTTGTCGTTagttatttcaaaaaaatgtataataaaacaattattagattcggtttttgtgatatccggaataatccgGCAAGGTCTCGCTAAGTGCTATcaacctcggccttcggctcggcaGATCCTGAACGCtgacctcgaccttgattattccggatatcacaaaaacctcatccaataattgtttaaaattttggagAACGATTGCTTAGAATTTTTATCTCTAGATAGTATTGTATGTAAGCTACATCAGCCCCCAGTTGTTAAAAACTGCCATAgtgctatccatcggataaaccACTATGCAGAGGATAAGTATAtagaaaccaattgcactatccactggatagtgatttacccggtggatagcgctatccgccTTTTGATGAGCTGGGGCCGGGTGTTTAAAGGACAATGTCATTCCGGAATAAATACATTTTTCTAACTAGTAATAAAAAGGTTATGAGGTGTTTGATTCTCTCGTGAGCTTTCAAAGTCCATATTCTTCTTAGAACATTTGCAAAAAAGCATAATCTTGTAATTCACCATTTCGTAACTTGCTTCGAAACTTCATTTTGTCTAAAGTGGAATTGGCGGGAAGCTGCTGCGAAAAAAGGTTGAGCACGTTGTGGCCTATTTGGCCTCTATCGACctctaaaaatatattaaaattctctCAGCTTCAATATATACTTTTAATATATCTGCTTGATCTGAGAGACACGTGACAAAGAATGGGATGTTCTGACTGTGTGAAAAAGTTATTGTTTGCGCATCGTTCCCAGAGCTTatcctgagatcaggctctattttcgtttcgctttgtaaataacattccgacgggcaaggcgaaacgaaaagaattTTAGCAGGAGCGcgtaagagagaatgtatgagaactgctaaaattgggcctgatctcaggttaccagAGCTTTGATACTTTTGGTCGGCGTCGTGGATTGAGAGAGCTCTCGATCCTCAACGCTGACCAAAAATGTCCCATTTAATAAACCAGAATCGCAGTGGTACATTTTTTTGTCGCGGCTCTGGTCGTGCTGAAACAGTTATAATAAAAAACCTAATCAATGTTTCGTACCAGATGTCGCGCAATTTTGTTGCACCCCAACAAGACAAGTTGCAAGCGAACTTGCTGAGTGAACACACcctgaaaaacaagtttttttaaaaaaaaaattctgttacAGAAGCTTACGTTCTTACAATACTTAAACATTCAGTCAAAGGATTGAGGTTCTTGTTTTTACTCTGCCTCTACACGTTTCATCAAATTGCGAAAAAGACGTTTTCTTTATAcctgaaagttaaaatttagCTTATTTCAATTAGTTTAAATTACTATTGATAACACTCCAAATAGTAATATGAGCCAAACAATCAAAACTCTTGATAACAAGCTTTAATCAAACactaaaaactacaaaaataagAAAGGGCCCCAGGGGTCTGGAGTCAACTCTGTGTACCAGATCCCATCACTGAGGCGCTCGGTTGAATTCATTTCAGCCCTACCTGTTAAGACATAAAAATAAGCCaacgtttaaaaaaatgttcaaacctGCACACTGCCGTGTTCGGAACAGAGACCATAAAAGTTCTGGTAGTTTTTCATAAGGATATCCACACGTTAAATGAAATGCCCCAAACAATACTCCTTGAGGAACGGGAGTAAGTAACGAGCAACATATATAATGCTGCTTCTCGTTTATTGGTGGCAAAATGGCGCGAGAATTTCCAATTACAAGGCGAGGCATTACGAAACGAGAGTTTTTAACATGCTTTCGACAGCCAGTTGCAGAGAAGTCGGTTAGACTTGACAGTCCGATGTTTTTGTGCCAATTTTTCTCGTGTGCAATGGTCAAACAaccatttttggaatttaatcGAACTCGGAGATCCGATGGTGAAATAGTGGTCAAACAACGTTTGACTCCAGGTATTAACAGCTCCCCAGCTGATCAAAAAACGTGCTCCGAATGGACGTCTTGCGAGAACGACTGTACACTCATGAACGGGAACGGGAACGGGAACGAGTCCGAGGGATCGCCCGCCTTAGTTGAAGAACTGCGCTTCAGTCATGCGCTTTTGGACCACTCCTATTACGCAGACCAACCAATCCGTTTCCAGGAACAGACTAGACGTCATTGTGCCTTCATCACCCATCTATTCAGACGAGACGCGGCCAGTTTCATATAATCACGTATTATTCCTACTCACGCGTTTACGCACAATCCCAGACTTTGTTCCAATAATGCGGACGAGTTTGCCTCGCTTCAGCGGGTATACCCGTTCGTCTGCCAGTACCTCCAGGTCTGGGGATATTGGTCCATTGGAGACTACAGTGAAGCTCACCCCGCCAAGTGTCACTTGGAAGTCAATGGCGCTTTCTAGATAGTGTATACCAATGGTGAGCTTAGTTACCCCGGGAGGGAGGGTAGAATTGAAGTATAGCCCGTCCTTCTTTATGCGAATGCCACCATATCCATATACAACCGCCTGAAGAAAACCACCAGCTCCTGTGATGAAATTCACGGCACCCTTTCCCCATCGTCTTTCTGACCAGACCTGTCGAGTAAACCGTAATGTTGCTGACGTTAGTCAAGAGGTGTCATAGCCTGACAATCAGGCCTTCCTTAAGGGTTAAGGGGAGAAGAGATTTTAGAGGGGAGGGAGAAGCTGTCCATGTCTACCCTTTTCGCTTCTCTCTCCTACTTTTCCCcgagaaacgcctgatactaaGGTAAAGGTGTTCGCAACACAAAACTTTAAGGGCGATAATTTGAGCGCGCCCTCGATAGAATATGAGAAAGCGCCTCTGACAACACTACTCAATGGAATTCTCATACCTAATTATAAATAAAGCATACTTTCCACAAACAcaacataccgtaaatcctctattaagtccccctctctaataagcccacCCCTCTTTTTCAGGGGAGGAAAGTTTATAAGCCCTTCTCCCTTTTAAGCCCCTACTCTCCTTCCCCTTATCAGTTTTCACtgataaatgatagactgtatcaatcaatcatgactgtaaaacttcgtgtggactgatcctggatggtttattcacaAACTGGAAGTTCGGCCAGTTGTTTTTGATCTTCGGCTGCATGAgctccaacttcttgtacttgagcttttccactttttgtTCTAGGTCTTTATGAAGAATCGATCccatcgtctttgctaaattaaataagcctcctatctctattaagcccccctcaaaTGTGTTTAAGGTAGATGATATTTTAAAGATCTTGTTAGTTCCGAGTTTTCTGAAAAGAAACCGCGCGAAATTTCTCGAGCTCTTTTGTTCtgaatttcatatttttctgtggTCAGTGGCAGTAGTTGTGTTTGCTGTGTTACTTTTTCGATGCACTACAGCGGTAACCTATGATTTGACAAAAATGATTTTTAGTCGtctacttttattttttatacaaagTAGTAATGTATTAAAATCATTCGtgtctatttatttgttttgacaAAATATTAATCAACATTCAAAGACCTTCTTTTCATTCTTTCTATGAAGGCTTGGCAGTTTCAGGTAAATGATGTTCTAAGATAGACACTGCTCGATCACGTGTTTAGGCACGCAATATCTGTATTTGCTTTTAAAACAGTTAATTGAAACTCATAATCATATTCGCGAGAGATTAAAACACTATTTTAGAAggctgaaaaaatttttttagaaacttCAAACTAATAATCGTTTTCGTCCGTAAAAAATTAAGTCATCTTCAACCTCAATTATTGAAACGATTCTTTGTTTTAAGAACTCTCTGTTTTTACGAATTCTCTTGCTGTGAAATATTCATCGTATTCTTGAGCCGCATTTACTCCTCCACACTGAGTTGttcgtttgaaaaaaaatgcaaatatgtGGCTGACTATAGTTTTATCTGCCGGAAAGGAACCCAGCAGGACAAAGTTTCTACCTTAAAAGGACCTTGGATGTTATCGTAATTCTTCAAAAAGGCGCGATCTGCTTTCTTTATTTCACCAACTTCTAACCAACCAATAGCAAACATAGCGTGAGTCATGGCAGGACCATTAGGATTTGTCAGGCGTTCGTAATAATCCAAGTCATTATGGCGAACCTGAGTaggaacaaaacagaaaataatacAAAGAAGTGTGGACTTGAGATACTCAaagtaaaaacagattaaaGATGAAACACAACGTGCATGACAATTCTTGgtctttactttatttttggcACAAGATGATGTAGAAACACTTTCACTGATGGCAATTTATCGTGTGATGGATACTTTGCTTAGTCACTATCTACATTTTCTTCATCAACTCTTGGAATTATAAAAAGCTCAGTCGGTATAAAACAGTCAATCTGTTTTAAGCGGGTTGGTTGGTCATTCGCGAAGAGTTACCCCTAAATCAAGGTTTGACTGGTGATACAAAGTGTAAAGTTACTCAGATTACCATTGGAAACTAAGGCCACGTCCAGACTAATTCggatcttttttaaaaaccgCATATTTTTAATCCGCTCACCGAAACCGCATCTTTTTGAAACGACTCTCCAGAGTGTTTAACGCCCCTTACACACGAGTCCAGgcaaaaaaatgtggttttaaaaATGCCCGGATTAGTGAAGACGTATCAAAGTATTTCaaaactagcctgcgagcaagctctccggggcgctagGGCGCCCCGCCTCCAgcgcgccccggagagcttgctcgcacgCTATAAAAAACAAGTTAGACAAGCGGAACACTGACAAGCTACCAGGACCATTTTACCTTAGCTTACATTCAACGCTGTCACCGCGAGTCTCTTTCAATATTAAAAGCGACGTGTGGCACTTTTGTCTCGGTTGTGGTACGTCATATTATCATTAAATTCACCTGTTTTTGCATTTCATACATCAGTGGATAGCCGGCCAGCACGACATCTGCCTGTTTAACCATGACTGTTGGAATGTAGCCTTCATATTCCGGATGGAAATTACGCTTGCTATCAAATGGGATGTACATCTTCTCTGCTATTGTTGACCATAGTTCTGGAACTTCCTCTCCCAAAATATCTGCAGCTTCTTGAGCAAATAAGAGATTTATTTTAGCCACCACATTTGTGTACAAAGAATTATTGACTGGGTAGTGATATTCATCAGGAGGCATCACGTGATTGATGACGTATTTATCTTGTTTTGCATCATAATCCACTCTGCTGGCCCAGTACTCCGCGGTTTGGTATGCCAGTGGATATCCAACTGCCCTCAGCCAGTGAAGGTCCTTAGTTGCTTCCCAAAACAACTTCGCTGCAAATGCGACGTCACCTGTGATGTGATTCTGGTTTTTGCCGTACTTTTCTCCCGGGGATGTTTCCAGGCCGGTGAAAGAGCTCTCCCAAGGGAACATTGCACCTGTGGACACGAAATCATTGTAGTTGCATTTTAtacagtgcgactactcgaACCGGGGAACTCTGAAGAAGGTTATCCAATCGCAAccttttttgaaaacagaagactctccaatttttttttcgcaaacgGAGCAATAACATGCATAAATTTTAGGGCTGCTTCTTGAGAGGTCAAGTAAGTTCAAACGGTTTTAATATTTTCACCGGTTTGCAGAGTTGAgccttgaattttattggtccGCTTGCAAAGAAACTTgggaatcttttgttttcaaaaaaaacccttgttattggataatctt containing:
- the LOC140943874 gene encoding uncharacterized protein — translated: MNLLVPCIVILFHQSATRASQENGIQQGHHHLKKLWKVRVLATLRKGKFQEKAAKRDSTRQHRIDNLNDEKTRNVTYFRLVKINALLKSKLKKPITKHHRSNSSIEKKYPIQFQQFVAKRPSYGPLIQVPQKLRLPLAGKPSTDFDEEATEEVGSTKDTIQDEASFQESRKSENDPDFDGGKESDNSAALAPHIRVTKIHYHGADKDDMMLVHDEGQVADEKGSLVEDQIENKQSQEETTTSKDKEDDEEEDDEDEDQEDDEDKKTEDEETDDTVEQRPQSLKKMKQGPREMSDQKKQNSEIKQDQLNAVRAERERQLQRLQKFYIAQEKQRILQRLWLNYVNTKDQNTGAQPFRQHISPLAWSYPTGLSNAFFLLVPTDPGYQPANELRPIEDTENNQGYSVSVDGLKGVFSKEPGLVVKFNSPSSEVTVAKRSSEVTLVNK